From the Solanum pennellii chromosome 4, SPENNV200 genome, one window contains:
- the LOC107016280 gene encoding uncharacterized protein LOC107016280: protein MTIAKELEKQRSVKAKRLQKAKNNYFKTEEFWLNKTGCPIGTVPIRRLTQEQLQNAKDASLSMANVSLAEDIIDVHPQLYGDSRTRLYSHWTTDGGQKTGCYNNICPGFVQLDTDVPIDYAFPKISRPMYDDYELEIQIYKDEDYYLLFQGLFSIGFWPETLFNELRNGSQVVRYGGQAFTPAGQQFSPPMGNGNFEDGNPHTTCHMRQVMYGVGNDQDVQPDESLVQTHQSRCYHEGSQHNAHDDYWDYNFVFGGAGFC, encoded by the exons ATGACAATTGCTAAGGAGCTAGAAAAACAAAGATCAGTCAAAGCCAAGCGATTGCAAAaagctaaaaataattattttaagacaGAAGAGTTCTGGTTGAATAAAACAGGTTGTCCGATTGGAACGGTCCCTATTCGACGATTGACACAAGAACAACTCCAAAATGCCAAAGATGCCTCCTTAAGTATGGCAAATGTATCCCTTGCTGAAGACATCATCGAT GTACATCCACAACTATACGGTGATAGCCGAACTCGGCTGTATTCCCATTGGACA acGGATGGCGGCCAAAAAACAGGATGTTACAATAATATTTGTCCAGGTTTTGTTCAACTTGACACTGATGTACCAATAGATTATGCATTCCCAAAAATCTCTAGGCCAATGTATGATGACTATGAATTGGAAATTCAGATATACAAGGATGAAG ACTATTATCTTTTGTTTCAGGGTTTGTTTAGCATTGGATTTTGGCCGGAGACACTTTTCAATGAATTGAGAAATGGATCACAGGTAGTGCGGTACGGAGGACAGGCGTTTACACCGGCGGGTCAACAATTTAGTCCACCCATGGGAAATGGTAATTTTGAGGATGGAAATCCACACACCACTTGTCATATGCGTCAAGTCATGTATGGAGTGGGCAATGATCAAGATGTTCAACCCGATGAATCGTTGGTTCAAACGCATCAATCTAGATGTTACCATGAAGGAAGTCAACATAATGCTCATGATGATTACTGGgattataattttgtatttggGGGTGCTGGTTTTTGCTAA